From one Lolium rigidum isolate FL_2022 chromosome 4, APGP_CSIRO_Lrig_0.1, whole genome shotgun sequence genomic stretch:
- the LOC124647241 gene encoding uncharacterized protein LOC124647241: MINQCTGIVVEIDAFKNSAIILTSAWLFCTKKPLDDWTKKEYATEAKVNVHMLDDSTLECRLMFFSEHYEIAFFEISGDISLKALSLERNVDLGQDVFLLARDTNLNLIYKRDKVQLVDPCEHQQNHYQFLNGPIPQCGTGGGVLDAGGKIVGMLFYKLPLVAFIPSSLILKCSTMWQHFRQLARPQLGLKLRTLAFLDIPRIELMSRKFSISSGLIVGEISAKCDAEKLGIRAGDIIFSCQKERVSSIVQLEHVLLGVGEKHLEKSNDLSSKVEVEIGVFHVRKRIQRFITLRVDLSDHLEVFYSDDEDAKAEGNTGEEGPAAAACEAKP; encoded by the exons ATGATAAACCAGTGCACAGGGATTGTCGTTGAGATAGATGCATTTAAGAACTCTGCTATCATTCTCACCTCAGCATGGCTTTTCTGCACCAAGAAACCTTTGGATGATTGGACAAAGAAGGAGTACGCTACTGAGGCAAAG GTTAATGTTCATATGTTGGACGACTCAACTTTAGAGTGTCGTTTGATGTTCTTCAGCGAGCACTATGAAATAGCCTTCTTTGAGATTAGTGGGGATATTTCATTGAAGGCTTTGTCATTGGAACGTAATGTGGATTTAGGCCAGGATGTATTTCTATTGGCTAGAGATACAAATTTGAATCTGATTTATAAGCGAGACAAGGTGCAACTTGTAGATCCTTGTGAACATCAGCAAAATCACTATCAATTCCTCAACGGTCCAATTCCTCAG TGTGGAACTGGAGGTGGAGTGCTGGATGCTGGTGGAAAAATTGTAGGGATGCTATTCTATAAATTGCCTCTTGTTGCCTTCATTCCAAGCTCTCTTATTCTTAAATGTTCAACCATGTGGCAACATTTTAG GCAACTTGCTCGACCCCAGCTTGGCTTGAAGCTAAGGACATTAGCATTTCTTGATATTCCCCGTATTGAGTTGATGTCACGTAAATTCAGTATTTCCTCTGGTCTCATTGTTGGAGAG ATTTCAGCGAAATGTGATGCTGAGAAGCTTGGCATTAGGGCAGGGGATATTATCTTTTCATGCCAAAAAGAGCGTGTTTCAAGTATTGTTCAG CTGGAACATGTGTTGTTGGGTGTTGGTGAAAAACATCTTgagaaaagcaatgatctcagctCTAAAGTTGAGGTTGAG ATCGGTGTATTTCATGTGCGCAAACGCATACAGAGATTCATCACATTAAGAGTAGATTTGTCCGATCATCTTGAAGTATTTTACTCAG